The following coding sequences are from one Chaetodon trifascialis isolate fChaTrf1 chromosome 24, fChaTrf1.hap1, whole genome shotgun sequence window:
- the LOC139352028 gene encoding ras-related protein Rab-9A-like isoform X2 — translation MTSKSALLKVILLGDGGVGKSSLMNRYVSNKFDSHLFHTIGVEFLNRELEVDGHHVTLQIWDTAGQERFRSLRTPFYRGSDCCLLTFSVDDGQSFRNLAHWKKEFHYYADVKDPENFPFVVLGNKLDVAERQVSGDDARRWCRENGGHPYFETSAKDATNVASAFEEAVRRVLALDDRADHLIHNNTVDLQRKSPSESTCCGAERSL, via the coding sequence ATGACATCCAAGTCAGCCCTCCTGAAGGTGATCCTCCTGGGTGACGGCGGCGTCGGTAAGTCATCGCTCATGAACCGCTACGTCAGCAACAAGTTTGACTCGCACCTCTTCCACACCATCGGCGTGGAGTTCCTCAACAGGGAGCTGGAGGTGGACGGCCACCACGTCACCCTGCAGATCTGGGACACGGCAGGTCAGGAGCGCTTCCGCAGCCTCCGCACGCCTTTCTACCGCGGCTCCGACTGCTGCCTGCTCACCTTCAGCGTGGATGACGGTCAGAGCTTCCGTAACCTGGCCCACTGGAAGAAGGAGTTCCATTATTACGCTGACGTGAAGGACCCCGAGAACTTCCCCTTTGTGGTGCTGGGCAACAAACTGGACGTGGCCGAGCGGCAGGTGTCGGGGGACGATGCACGACGTTGGTGCCGTGAGAACGGCGGCCACCCGTACTTTGAGACGAGCGCCAAGGACGCTACGAATGTGGCCTCAGCCTTTGAGGAGGCGGTCCGTCGCGTCCTGGCGTTGGACGACCGAGCCGATCACCTGATCCACAACAACACGGtggacctgcagaggaagagtcCCTCCGAGTCCACCTGCTGCGGAGCCGAGCGCTCGCTGTga